The proteins below come from a single Octopus sinensis linkage group LG10, ASM634580v1, whole genome shotgun sequence genomic window:
- the LOC118765167 gene encoding uncharacterized protein LOC118765167: protein METHKTASFRRSKPTLCNSKKDTSINSSSFINKTDKTIPSSFATSIYPGVYTQLDAKIAEKTRISNAGLAGQMQIQNRMLEKSKQHTLKQHEEEVLKLQNDLEKLHMFSPNLESKICSTSSHYSNSQITAYVHHTCRLAGSHSLCHRCYKHHTPYKNIYYQNWWLKKPIYFK, encoded by the coding sequence CTTCTTTTCGGAGGAGTAAGCCTACTTTGTGCAACAGCAAGAAGGACAcaagcatcaacagcagcagtttTATCAACAAAACCGACAAAACCATTCCTTCTTCATTTGCTACATCCATATATCCAGGTGTATACACTCAACTTGATGCTAAAATAGCTGAAAAGACACGCATTAGTAATGCTGGACTGGCTGGGCAAATGCAGATTCAAAACCGCATGTTAGAAAAAAGTAAGCAACACACTTTAAAACAACATGAAGAAGAAGTTCTAAAGCTTCAAAATGATTTAGAGAAATTACACATGTTTTCTCCTAATTTGGAGAGCAAGATTTGTTCAACCTCTTCACACTATTCAAATTCCCAGATAACAGCCTATGTTCACCACACTTGTAGACTGGCTGGAAGCCATAGTTTATGTCACAGGTGCTACAAACACCATACGccgtacaaaaatatatattaccaaaACTGGTGGCTTAAAAAACCAATTTACTTCAAATAG